One window of the Acaryochloris sp. CCMEE 5410 genome contains the following:
- a CDS encoding IS630 family transposase yields the protein MTGVDKVWPQRGWDYLKRLEQSLQCPRPHHRKGEPEAQAAFKKLPEYKAELERRYPNAQVEVWSFDEHRLGLKPIIRKIWAPVGQRPIAEVDHRYEWTYLYGFVHPATGNTEWFILPRVNGEWFNQALQSFAQQVGAGKHKQILLVLDGAGWHTCKNRVVPPGIHLKVYPPILQSYSPLNGCGG from the coding sequence ATGACAGGAGTCGATAAGGTTTGGCCCCAACGAGGTTGGGACTATCTCAAGCGATTGGAGCAGTCCCTGCAATGCCCACGTCCTCACCACCGTAAAGGTGAACCAGAGGCCCAAGCCGCTTTTAAAAAACTGCCTGAGTACAAAGCAGAATTGGAGCGACGCTACCCTAATGCTCAGGTCGAAGTTTGGTCTTTTGATGAACATCGTTTAGGCCTTAAACCCATTATTCGAAAGATTTGGGCGCCTGTGGGTCAGCGTCCAATTGCTGAGGTGGACCATCGCTATGAATGGACCTATCTATACGGATTCGTTCATCCCGCAACTGGCAATACCGAATGGTTCATTCTGCCTCGGGTCAATGGAGAATGGTTTAATCAAGCCCTACAAAGCTTTGCTCAGCAAGTTGGAGCGGGAAAGCACAAACAGATTCTTCTCGTTCTCGATGGAGCCGGATGGCATACCTGTAAGAATCGGGTGGTGCCACCTGGCATTCATCTGAAGGTTTACCCCCCTATTCTCCAGAGCTACAGCCCGCTGAACGGTTGTGGCGGCTAG
- a CDS encoding GTP-binding protein translates to MNSGFPNPYAFEHSDPETLEAELDQTIQDFEQMQAELGYQQAHSALETLVDKLDLSPRERAGLETEINSLQSMLDKLEKQVVHIAVFGMVSRGKSSLLNALLGQSVFATGPVHGVTQQSQQASWFVDQDSGEEAIRVSLQGVGQSRIELIDTPGIDEVDGEVRERLARQIAQQADLILFVIAGDMTKVEFEALSELRQASKPILLVFNKVDQYPEADRNAIYEKIRDERVRELLSADEIVMASAAPLVAQAIQYPDGRLGAELVPGPPQVQDLKLKILEVLEREGKSLVALNTMLYADDINEQLIERKMRIRDRSANQIIWRGVMAKAVAIALNPVTVVDVLSSAAIDIAMILTLSKLYGISMTQKGAVDLLRKIALTMGGVGATELLTTLGLSSLKGLLSLAAPATGGASLLPYVSVAVSQAAVAGVSSYGIGEVTKRYLINGASWGPNGPKTVVHEILSSLDQATILNRIKSELKDKLESSDDPIAEDD, encoded by the coding sequence ATGAACTCCGGTTTTCCTAACCCTTACGCCTTTGAGCATTCTGATCCAGAGACCTTAGAAGCTGAGCTGGATCAGACCATTCAGGATTTTGAGCAAATGCAGGCAGAATTGGGGTATCAGCAAGCCCATTCTGCCCTAGAGACCTTGGTAGATAAGCTGGATCTCTCTCCCCGAGAGCGAGCGGGACTAGAAACCGAAATCAATTCCCTGCAATCCATGCTCGACAAGTTGGAAAAACAGGTGGTGCACATCGCCGTGTTTGGCATGGTCAGTCGAGGCAAATCGTCCCTCCTCAATGCCTTGTTAGGACAGTCTGTGTTTGCCACCGGGCCAGTGCATGGGGTGACCCAACAGAGTCAGCAGGCGAGCTGGTTTGTGGATCAAGACTCTGGCGAAGAGGCCATTCGCGTCTCTTTGCAAGGGGTGGGGCAATCCCGGATTGAACTGATTGATACCCCTGGGATTGATGAAGTCGATGGTGAAGTGCGGGAGCGCCTGGCTCGCCAAATTGCTCAACAGGCCGATTTGATTTTATTTGTGATTGCGGGGGATATGACCAAGGTAGAGTTTGAGGCTCTATCGGAGCTGCGGCAGGCCAGTAAGCCCATCTTGCTAGTGTTCAACAAAGTGGACCAATATCCCGAGGCCGATCGCAATGCCATTTACGAAAAAATTCGAGATGAGCGAGTGCGGGAGCTGCTGTCTGCCGATGAGATTGTGATGGCTTCGGCGGCACCACTGGTGGCCCAAGCGATTCAATATCCCGATGGTCGATTGGGGGCCGAACTCGTGCCAGGACCACCCCAAGTTCAAGATCTGAAGCTAAAAATATTGGAAGTGCTGGAGCGGGAAGGCAAGTCCCTGGTGGCCCTCAACACCATGCTCTATGCCGATGATATTAATGAGCAGCTGATTGAGCGGAAGATGCGGATCCGCGATCGCAGTGCAAATCAGATTATTTGGCGTGGCGTCATGGCCAAAGCTGTCGCCATTGCCCTCAATCCCGTTACCGTTGTGGATGTGCTCAGTAGTGCCGCCATCGACATCGCCATGATCCTCACTCTTTCTAAGCTTTACGGCATTTCCATGACCCAAAAAGGAGCCGTAGACTTACTACGAAAAATTGCCCTAACTATGGGCGGTGTTGGCGCTACGGAACTATTAACCACTCTGGGGCTAAGTTCCCTCAAAGGACTCCTCAGCTTAGCGGCTCCAGCAACGGGGGGAGCCTCCCTGTTGCCCTACGTTTCTGTGGCCGTTTCCCAAGCTGCCGTGGCGGGGGTGTCTTCCTATGGCATTGGCGAAGTCACCAAACGGTACCTGATTAATGGGGCGTCTTGGGGACCCAACGGTCCTAAAACCGTCGTCCATGAGATTCTCTCTTCCTTAGATCAGGCCACCATTCTCAATCGGATTAAATCGGAGCTAAAGGACAAGCTTGAGTCCTCGGATGACCCCATAGCTGAAGACGATTGA
- a CDS encoding type II toxin-antitoxin system HicB family antitoxin has product MKYSILIQWSDSDQSYIASLPEWGRFASTHGDTYEEALENAREVLEDLIYAYGQMGRPLPLPKVLQAA; this is encoded by the coding sequence ATGAAATACAGCATTCTTATTCAGTGGTCTGATTCTGATCAGTCTTATATTGCAAGCTTGCCAGAGTGGGGAAGATTCGCATCAACCCACGGTGACACCTATGAAGAAGCTTTGGAAAATGCCAGGGAAGTTTTAGAGGATCTCATCTACGCCTATGGGCAAATGGGGAGACCCTTACCTTTACCAAAAGTTTTACAGGCTGCGTAA
- a CDS encoding serine/threonine-protein kinase, producing the protein MFEQSHRQAGDLIAERYRLLSVLGKGGAGITYAAEDIYTQQEFALKELSLKGMGDWKQLELFEREAKVLSQLDHPAIPNYIDYFQTDTEEDRWFYIVQELAPGQSLADLVKEGWRASQAEVRQLALQILDILKYLHELTPPIIHRDIKPQNIIRSEDGQIYLVDFGAVQNVYHNTMVGSTVVGTYGYMAPEHFRGKAVPATDLYSLGATLLFLLTHCSPADLPQKRLKIDFRSAVQLKPDFADWLDHLLEPAVEDRLASAQDAIDALKAPPRRAQPASLTPPKAKALQRKPMGSKVKLQRTRTHLTVDIPPIGLRGETLGIGCFALFWNGFIFVWTAGALAAGAPFLFPLFSIPFWIVGIGMASVVVFGVAGRTHLEINPQTFELVWQVKSLGLRYRRSGRTEDIEGIKLTTAYTSNDRPVKGCTLLEGVNTHKFGTMLSPSEKAWLVEEIRDFLIMQQH; encoded by the coding sequence ATGTTTGAGCAATCCCATCGCCAGGCCGGAGATCTTATCGCGGAGCGATACCGCCTCCTTTCTGTACTCGGTAAAGGAGGGGCTGGCATTACTTATGCCGCAGAGGATATTTATACCCAACAGGAATTTGCCCTCAAAGAACTATCTCTAAAGGGCATGGGAGATTGGAAACAACTAGAACTGTTTGAGCGTGAAGCCAAGGTTTTGTCTCAACTCGATCATCCAGCCATTCCCAACTATATCGACTACTTTCAAACCGATACAGAAGAAGATCGGTGGTTCTATATCGTTCAGGAATTAGCCCCGGGTCAATCCCTAGCAGACTTGGTGAAAGAGGGATGGCGGGCTAGCCAAGCTGAAGTGCGTCAGTTGGCCTTACAGATTCTGGACATTCTGAAATACTTACATGAGCTAACCCCACCGATTATTCATCGGGATATCAAACCGCAAAATATTATTCGTAGTGAAGACGGTCAGATTTACCTGGTGGACTTTGGTGCTGTCCAAAATGTCTATCACAACACGATGGTGGGCAGTACGGTTGTGGGGACTTATGGCTATATGGCCCCTGAGCATTTCCGGGGGAAAGCGGTTCCCGCCACTGATTTGTACTCTCTTGGGGCAACGTTGCTGTTTCTGCTCACCCACTGTTCCCCTGCTGACTTGCCGCAAAAGCGACTCAAGATAGATTTTCGCTCTGCCGTGCAGCTCAAGCCAGACTTTGCGGACTGGCTCGATCATCTGCTGGAACCTGCCGTGGAGGATCGGCTGGCCTCGGCCCAAGATGCGATTGACGCGCTTAAAGCACCGCCACGACGAGCGCAGCCTGCATCTCTTACCCCACCCAAAGCCAAGGCTCTACAGCGAAAACCGATGGGCAGTAAGGTTAAGCTACAACGCACAAGGACCCATCTAACCGTTGACATTCCCCCCATTGGTTTACGGGGAGAAACTTTGGGGATTGGATGTTTTGCCTTGTTTTGGAATGGGTTTATTTTTGTGTGGACTGCAGGCGCTCTGGCGGCTGGTGCGCCTTTCCTATTTCCCTTGTTTTCCATTCCGTTTTGGATTGTTGGTATTGGTATGGCAAGTGTCGTTGTCTTCGGGGTGGCTGGACGTACCCATTTAGAAATTAATCCACAAACCTTTGAGTTAGTTTGGCAAGTCAAGTCTTTAGGGCTTCGATATCGGCGTAGTGGCCGAACAGAAGACATCGAAGGAATTAAGCTGACCACGGCTTATACCAGTAATGATCGGCCTGTCAAAGGTTGCACTTTATTAGAAGGAGTTAACACTCACAAATTCGGCACCATGCTCAGTCCCAGTGAAAAAGCTTGGTTAGTGGAGGAAATAAGAGATTTCCTCATCATGCAGCAACACTGA
- a CDS encoding helix-turn-helix domain-containing protein produces MPRKLYLEPHFSPEELKSHYRASQDPVESRRWHLLWLVSEQTTLTQAAQVVGLNYDYAREIVREYNHNGAHGLRNRRKDKRPHQSRSLLTQDQCAQLLTRLQTPPADGGLWNGPK; encoded by the coding sequence ATGCCAAGAAAACTATATCTCGAACCTCATTTTTCGCCCGAGGAGCTGAAGTCTCATTATCGAGCCAGCCAAGACCCAGTAGAATCGCGCCGCTGGCATCTACTATGGCTCGTCAGTGAGCAAACAACGCTAACTCAAGCAGCCCAAGTGGTCGGTCTCAACTACGATTACGCTCGAGAAATCGTCAGGGAGTATAACCACAATGGCGCCCATGGGTTACGCAACCGACGCAAAGATAAGCGACCTCATCAATCTCGCAGTCTTCTGACTCAAGACCAATGTGCACAATTGTTGACTCGTCTACAAACCCCACCCGCCGACGGTGGTCTATGGAACGGACCTAAGTAG
- the pheT gene encoding phenylalanine--tRNA ligase subunit beta yields the protein MRISLNWLKNLVDIDLSPEDLAEQLTLAGFEVEDIEDLRTWADGVVVGKVLTCESHPNADKLRVCTVDIGEAEPSQIVCGAPNVKAGLCVPVATLGTYLPTPDLKIKKAKLRGVPSAGMICSLTELGLESEIDGIHSFEAEGVAVGEDVRPLLGLDDVILDLTSTANRADALSMVGVAREVTALTGAKLKLPTTPKLDIPSGKDVKVELSDAEACPAYIATVLEDVTIAPSPDWLQQRLIAAGTRPINNVVDITNYILLEWGQPLHAFDADSLEALANKKPLTLGVRLAKSGETLTTLDSQQRKLQEQTLVITANDQPVALGGVMGGEDTEVKDTSTRLVLEAALFNSLTIRRSARSQSLRSEASARYERGVNESQLETACLHALQLLVDLTGAKVVAQQRADHRKSLERSIELRLDRVNHVLGKVKGKNGEPTDLTAKDILPILESLSFDTTPTDRLETWTVMVPPHRHSDIEREIDLVEEIARLYGYDNFCETLPAKTELGTLSSQDALARKLREAFRAVGLTELIHYSWVKPGGDDQVVVVNPLLVEFSALRTEMLTSLLNACQRNWEQGNGALNGFEVGQVFWKEGKKLKEARAIAGILGGDPAQGKWMRTANQDYAMTWFEAKGLLERVLSQLGLSVTFQSDCPDPRLHPGRTAALISQGAKLGYFGQIHPQVQQERDLPTVYVFELNLDLLLEQLARLQTKATLFSTYSTYPAADRDLAFFIPTDVTVAEIEKVIRKAAGGRKQSLLTAIELFDEYQGEHVPEGQRSLAFRLLYQACDRTLTDEEVNPIHQKVRDALEKQFKVSLRS from the coding sequence ATGCGTATCTCTCTCAATTGGCTTAAAAATCTAGTCGATATCGATCTGTCACCCGAAGATTTGGCAGAACAACTGACTCTGGCTGGGTTTGAGGTTGAGGACATTGAAGATTTGCGCACTTGGGCGGATGGGGTTGTGGTGGGGAAAGTGCTGACCTGTGAGTCCCATCCCAATGCCGATAAACTACGCGTTTGTACCGTTGATATTGGGGAAGCAGAGCCATCCCAAATTGTCTGTGGTGCTCCCAATGTCAAAGCCGGACTGTGCGTCCCCGTTGCCACCTTAGGCACCTACTTACCCACACCAGACTTAAAAATCAAAAAAGCCAAACTCCGAGGTGTGCCCTCTGCCGGGATGATTTGTTCTCTGACCGAGCTGGGCTTAGAAAGCGAGATTGACGGTATCCATAGCTTTGAAGCGGAGGGTGTAGCCGTTGGAGAGGATGTCCGTCCCCTCTTGGGCCTAGATGATGTCATCTTAGATCTGACCTCCACCGCGAACCGTGCCGATGCCCTCAGTATGGTGGGGGTCGCCCGTGAAGTCACGGCACTGACGGGGGCGAAGCTAAAACTACCCACTACACCCAAGCTAGATATCCCCTCAGGCAAAGATGTCAAAGTGGAATTGTCTGACGCTGAAGCCTGCCCTGCCTATATCGCCACGGTACTAGAAGACGTCACTATCGCCCCTTCTCCAGACTGGCTGCAGCAGCGACTAATCGCCGCTGGCACTCGCCCTATTAATAATGTGGTGGATATTACCAACTACATCCTGCTGGAGTGGGGACAGCCCCTCCATGCCTTTGACGCGGATTCCCTGGAGGCGTTAGCAAATAAGAAGCCCCTGACCTTAGGCGTACGTTTAGCCAAATCTGGGGAAACCCTCACAACCCTAGATAGCCAACAGCGCAAGCTACAGGAACAAACCCTGGTGATTACTGCCAATGATCAGCCAGTGGCGCTAGGGGGCGTAATGGGCGGTGAAGACACAGAAGTCAAAGACACCAGTACTCGTTTAGTCCTGGAAGCTGCTCTCTTCAACTCCCTAACCATTCGGCGCTCGGCTCGTAGTCAAAGCCTCCGCAGTGAAGCCTCGGCCCGCTACGAACGCGGGGTAAATGAATCTCAGCTAGAAACCGCCTGCCTGCATGCCTTGCAGCTATTGGTGGATTTGACAGGAGCTAAGGTGGTTGCTCAGCAGCGGGCTGACCATCGTAAGTCTTTGGAGCGATCGATTGAGCTACGTCTGGATCGGGTCAATCATGTGTTGGGGAAAGTCAAAGGCAAAAACGGTGAACCCACAGACTTAACCGCCAAAGACATCCTGCCGATTTTAGAATCTCTCAGTTTCGATACAACCCCCACCGACCGACTGGAGACTTGGACCGTTATGGTGCCACCCCATCGCCATAGTGATATTGAGCGGGAAATCGACTTGGTGGAGGAAATTGCTCGACTGTATGGCTATGATAATTTCTGTGAAACCCTACCTGCAAAGACCGAGTTAGGAACCCTATCTAGTCAGGATGCCTTGGCTCGTAAACTCAGAGAAGCCTTCCGAGCGGTTGGTTTGACTGAGTTAATTCATTATTCCTGGGTCAAACCTGGGGGGGATGACCAAGTGGTCGTAGTGAATCCCTTGTTAGTAGAGTTCTCCGCTCTGCGCACCGAAATGCTGACTAGCTTGCTCAATGCCTGTCAACGGAATTGGGAGCAGGGCAATGGAGCACTCAATGGCTTTGAAGTTGGTCAAGTTTTCTGGAAAGAGGGCAAGAAACTAAAAGAGGCTCGGGCCATTGCAGGCATTCTGGGGGGCGACCCCGCCCAAGGTAAATGGATGCGCACCGCAAATCAAGACTATGCTATGACCTGGTTCGAAGCCAAGGGATTATTGGAGCGAGTCCTAAGCCAGTTGGGATTGTCCGTGACCTTTCAATCCGATTGTCCTGATCCGCGGCTCCATCCGGGGCGCACGGCAGCTCTAATTTCTCAAGGCGCAAAGCTTGGCTATTTTGGCCAAATCCATCCTCAGGTACAGCAGGAGCGAGACCTGCCGACGGTTTATGTGTTTGAGCTGAATTTAGACCTGCTTCTAGAGCAGCTCGCCCGACTGCAAACAAAGGCGACGCTGTTTTCTACCTACTCCACCTATCCCGCCGCCGATCGCGATTTGGCGTTCTTTATTCCCACGGACGTTACCGTTGCCGAGATTGAAAAAGTCATTCGCAAGGCAGCAGGCGGTCGCAAGCAGTCTCTGCTGACGGCCATTGAGCTGTTTGATGAATATCAAGGGGAACATGTGCCGGAAGGGCAGCGGAGTTTGGCGTTTCGATTGCTGTATCAGGCCTGCGATCGCACCCTCACGGACGAAGAAGTTAACCCCATCCACCAAAAAGTGCGTGACGCCCTGGAAAAACAGTTCAAGGTGAGCCTCAGAAGCTAA
- a CDS encoding serine/threonine-protein kinase, protein MLEQPFYQTGDLIAERYHVQSVLGQGGSGITYAVEDVHTHQQFAVKALSLRGIYDWKQLELFEREAKVLAQLEHPAIPRYIDYFQTDTAGNRWFYIVQALAPGTSLADLVQDGWQASQAEVRQLAVQILGILKYLHELTPPIIHRDIKPHNIIRNEDGQIYLVDFGAVQNVYRNTMVGSTVVGTYGYMAPEHFQGKAVPATDLYSLGATLLFLLTHCSPADLPHQRLKINFRKAVQLQPDFADWLDHMLEPAVEDRLNSAQEALAELTQPSPTRPKSLSQRKKEALRHQPKGSKIQLQRTPSQLTVDIPPSGLRGKTLGVGLSALFFEGIALVIAASVATSLFNGQVPPLFAFVAILPLLISGSGLLIAVLFGIAGSIQLQINPQTFQLCWQIQRLGLRHPISGSTAALDGVKLTTAYKSNDRPVAACTLIEGDKLYKFGTLLSLPEKEWLVREISDFLWCQPRQKQNT, encoded by the coding sequence ATGCTGGAGCAGCCCTTTTATCAAACGGGTGACCTGATTGCGGAACGGTATCATGTGCAATCCGTTCTAGGTCAAGGCGGATCGGGCATCACCTATGCCGTGGAAGATGTCCATACTCATCAGCAATTTGCTGTAAAAGCGCTGTCTCTCAGAGGAATTTATGACTGGAAACAGTTAGAACTATTTGAGCGGGAAGCTAAAGTTCTAGCGCAACTCGAACATCCAGCCATTCCTCGGTATATCGACTACTTCCAAACCGACACAGCAGGAAATCGATGGTTTTACATTGTTCAGGCACTAGCCCCAGGCACATCACTCGCTGACCTTGTGCAGGATGGATGGCAAGCTAGCCAAGCTGAAGTGCGTCAGTTGGCTGTGCAAATTCTAGGCATTCTGAAATATTTACATGAGTTAACGCCACCGATTATTCATCGGGATATTAAACCGCACAATATTATCCGTAATGAGGATGGCCAGATTTACCTGGTGGATTTTGGAGCGGTGCAAAATGTCTATCGCAATACGATGGTAGGTAGTACGGTGGTGGGAACTTATGGCTATATGGCTCCCGAACATTTCCAGGGAAAAGCGGTCCCGGCGACGGATCTCTATTCTTTGGGGGCAACCCTCCTATTTCTCCTGACGCACTGTTCTCCTGCCGATCTACCCCATCAGCGACTGAAGATCAATTTCCGCAAAGCCGTGCAACTCCAGCCAGATTTTGCCGATTGGTTAGACCATATGCTTGAACCTGCCGTGGAAGATCGCTTGAACTCGGCCCAGGAGGCATTGGCGGAATTAACCCAGCCCTCTCCCACCCGCCCCAAATCGTTATCTCAAAGAAAAAAGGAAGCGCTGCGACATCAGCCTAAAGGGAGTAAGATTCAACTCCAGAGAACGCCATCCCAACTGACGGTTGATATTCCCCCTAGTGGATTGCGGGGGAAAACCTTGGGGGTGGGGCTGTCTGCCTTGTTTTTTGAAGGGATTGCCTTGGTGATCGCAGCCAGTGTCGCCACCAGTCTATTCAATGGCCAAGTTCCTCCTCTGTTTGCGTTTGTCGCGATTCTACCCCTACTGATTTCAGGATCAGGGCTGTTGATAGCGGTCTTGTTCGGTATTGCTGGGAGTATCCAGTTACAGATCAACCCTCAAACCTTTCAACTGTGTTGGCAAATTCAGCGCTTGGGGCTGCGACATCCAATATCGGGCAGCACAGCAGCATTGGATGGGGTTAAACTAACGACGGCCTATAAAAGTAATGACCGACCCGTTGCCGCCTGCACCCTGATTGAAGGAGACAAACTCTATAAATTTGGTACGCTGCTTAGCCTGCCCGAAAAAGAATGGCTCGTTCGGGAAATCAGTGATTTTTTATGGTGTCAGCCACGCCAGAAACAGAATACCTAA
- a CDS encoding type II toxin-antitoxin system HicA family toxin, whose product MPKKIKDLKRLLQKAGFVLLPKRGKGSHSYWMHELLPKPVVLSGKDGGDAKPYQEKRVDEALKTVERLQGEEDT is encoded by the coding sequence ATGCCCAAAAAGATCAAAGATTTGAAGCGGCTGTTGCAAAAGGCAGGGTTTGTGTTGCTGCCCAAGCGGGGTAAAGGAAGTCATTCTTACTGGATGCATGAACTCTTACCTAAGCCAGTTGTTTTGTCTGGCAAGGATGGTGGAGATGCAAAGCCCTACCAAGAGAAGCGAGTAGATGAAGCATTAAAGACGGTAGAACGGTTACAAGGTGAAGAAGATACATGA
- a CDS encoding VOC family protein yields MSSSPTLGPIHPLVPAGEDLEPAIAFYEQKLGFKVIHREGDPLRLAIVQRDMAVIYLCKNSYQNLGSPTSIRIQVNEIDQLFAEYEAKDDRIVQEKLAQKPWGPKEFVVTDPVGGCLTFFTIPGS; encoded by the coding sequence ATGAGTTCGTCCCCAACGTTAGGCCCTATCCATCCCCTTGTCCCCGCTGGGGAGGATTTGGAACCTGCGATCGCATTTTACGAACAAAAACTCGGATTCAAGGTCATCCACCGGGAAGGGGATCCTCTGAGACTAGCCATTGTCCAGCGAGATATGGCCGTTATCTATCTGTGCAAAAACAGCTACCAAAATTTGGGCAGTCCCACCAGCATCCGTATTCAGGTCAACGAGATTGACCAGCTGTTTGCTGAATATGAAGCAAAAGACGACAGAATTGTCCAAGAAAAATTGGCACAAAAACCCTGGGGACCGAAAGAATTTGTGGTGACTGACCCAGTCGGTGGCTGTCTAACCTTTTTCACAATACCTGGTTCATGA
- a CDS encoding class I SAM-dependent methyltransferase, with protein sequence MAAKPNVFSNVLSPFAWRSRISRLATVLAGLWVLGTVLWSLIGLNAEALAGVGFTDPALYQEKSGYSLDGIGKVYMGREIAQVMGHQGAGWLERSGRASSEQPRRLVEALNLSPTDVVADIGAGTGYMSFRMTPFLPEGKVLAVDIQPEMVEILNYFKEERQVDNLDAILGNEQNPNLPEQSVDLVLMVDAYHEFEFPNEMMTGIVKALKPGGRVVLAEYRAENPLVMIKPLHKMTQKQVRKEMLKVGLVWKETKNLLPQQHLMFFEAA encoded by the coding sequence ATGGCAGCGAAACCTAACGTTTTTTCTAACGTTCTCTCACCCTTTGCATGGCGATCTCGAATCTCTCGTCTCGCAACGGTATTAGCAGGGCTATGGGTTCTCGGTACTGTCCTATGGAGTCTGATTGGCCTCAATGCGGAAGCTCTAGCCGGGGTAGGCTTTACGGATCCCGCCCTTTACCAAGAGAAATCAGGATATAGCCTGGATGGGATTGGCAAAGTCTACATGGGCAGAGAAATCGCCCAAGTTATGGGCCACCAAGGCGCAGGATGGCTAGAGCGCTCAGGACGGGCTAGCAGTGAACAACCTCGGCGATTGGTGGAAGCCCTCAACTTAAGCCCGACGGACGTCGTCGCTGATATTGGGGCAGGAACGGGGTATATGAGTTTTCGGATGACTCCCTTCCTACCTGAAGGAAAGGTTTTAGCAGTCGATATTCAGCCTGAGATGGTAGAAATCCTCAATTATTTCAAAGAAGAACGGCAGGTTGATAATTTAGACGCAATTTTAGGCAATGAGCAGAATCCTAACTTACCTGAGCAAAGTGTGGACTTAGTGCTGATGGTGGATGCTTACCACGAGTTTGAGTTTCCCAACGAAATGATGACGGGCATCGTTAAAGCTCTCAAACCCGGCGGCAGAGTTGTTTTAGCCGAGTATCGGGCCGAAAATCCCCTGGTGATGATTAAGCCCTTACACAAGATGACGCAAAAGCAGGTCCGTAAAGAGATGCTCAAGGTCGGATTGGTATGGAAAGAGACCAAAAACCTATTGCCCCAGCAACATTTGATGTTTTTTGAAGCCGCTTAG
- a CDS encoding diguanylate cyclase domain-containing protein, whose product MQRFRKLTLWLYQRIALILVLLLCMGTGVALSGTFELSADLVDAQALQHARVSVNTVKEAWLLYSQSVVGRLDDVDNVTASPEYHQMAGGVPVPATFTIELGERVSQSESGLSFRLFSNYPFPNRQGSGGPQNIFEQKALKYLQRNPTGFYYQKAKEKDHLLFRYAEAVQMEPSCVKCHNTWPGSPKTDWQVGDVRGVLEITQPIDAFVAQAQEGLKSIWTTLIVIGCLAVTSLILVISYLQNSNQILQAKVEAKTAALNRLAHLDGLTELANRRCFDQVLEQEWRRMQRQQKPLALIMCDADYFKRFNDAYGHQAGDHCLQKIACVINANVRRTGDLATRYGGEEFAVIMPNTDHKQACLVAEKIQRAMLDLRIEHLQSEVADHVTLSIGVASTVPQPIYHPTHLVGVADAALYEAKVNGRNQIIVKLPEIVGSRRT is encoded by the coding sequence TTGCAGCGATTTCGAAAGCTAACACTTTGGTTGTATCAACGGATAGCACTGATTCTGGTGCTGCTGCTCTGTATGGGGACGGGGGTTGCCCTCTCGGGCACCTTTGAGTTATCGGCAGATTTAGTGGATGCCCAAGCACTTCAACATGCGCGGGTTTCTGTGAATACGGTTAAGGAAGCTTGGCTCCTTTACAGCCAGTCTGTGGTGGGGCGTTTGGACGATGTAGATAATGTGACGGCAAGTCCTGAATACCATCAAATGGCAGGTGGTGTTCCAGTGCCTGCGACTTTCACGATTGAGTTGGGAGAACGGGTCAGCCAATCGGAAAGTGGTCTATCTTTTCGCTTGTTTAGTAATTACCCCTTTCCCAATCGCCAAGGGTCAGGGGGACCCCAAAATATATTTGAACAGAAGGCGCTGAAGTATTTACAGCGAAACCCGACTGGCTTCTACTACCAAAAAGCAAAGGAGAAGGATCACCTTTTGTTTCGCTATGCCGAAGCCGTCCAAATGGAACCGAGCTGTGTCAAGTGTCATAACACCTGGCCAGGCAGCCCTAAAACCGATTGGCAGGTGGGCGATGTACGAGGAGTTCTAGAAATCACTCAGCCCATTGATGCCTTTGTGGCTCAGGCGCAAGAGGGGTTAAAGAGTATCTGGACCACATTGATTGTGATTGGCTGTCTGGCGGTCACCAGCCTGATCCTAGTGATTAGCTACTTACAGAATAGTAATCAAATTTTGCAGGCTAAGGTTGAGGCAAAGACCGCTGCCCTAAATCGACTGGCTCACCTGGATGGCTTGACTGAACTGGCTAATCGGCGGTGTTTTGATCAGGTATTGGAGCAAGAATGGCGACGTATGCAGCGCCAACAGAAGCCTTTGGCTTTGATTATGTGTGATGCTGATTATTTCAAACGCTTTAATGATGCCTATGGCCATCAGGCAGGAGATCACTGTCTCCAAAAGATTGCTTGTGTCATCAACGCCAATGTCAGGCGGACGGGAGATTTAGCGACTCGTTATGGGGGCGAAGAGTTTGCAGTGATCATGCCCAATACCGATCATAAGCAGGCCTGTCTGGTGGCGGAAAAAATCCAGCGGGCGATGCTTGATCTGCGAATTGAGCATTTGCAGTCTGAGGTGGCCGATCACGTCACTTTGAGTATTGGTGTTGCGAGCACCGTGCCCCAACCGATTTATCACCCCACTCACTTAGTGGGGGTGGCGGATGCAGCCCTGTATGAGGCCAAGGTCAATGGCCGCAATCAAATTATTGTCAAACTCCCTGAGATAGTGGGAAGTCGGCGGACTTAG